One region of Deltaproteobacteria bacterium genomic DNA includes:
- a CDS encoding transcription termination factor Rho codes for MTAKELREVALGIPEISGVHAMKKEELLAAIQKAWGITTEKAGRREKKKKAAVSVADLKARIQETKAKRAEAIQKKDRKMARIYRRRISRLKKRTRRAA; via the coding sequence ATGACGGCAAAGGAGCTCCGGGAGGTTGCCCTGGGGATTCCCGAAATCTCGGGCGTCCATGCCATGAAGAAAGAAGAACTCCTGGCTGCCATTCAAAAAGCCTGGGGAATCACGACCGAAAAGGCGGGCAGGAGAGAGAAGAAAAAGAAGGCGGCCGTGAGTGTAGCGGACCTCAAGGCCAGGATCCAGGAGACCAAAGCCAAAAGGGCCGAGGCCATCCAGAAAAAGGACAGGAAGATGGCCAGGATTTACCGCCGTAGGATCAGCCGCCTGAAAAAACGTACCCGCCGTGCCGCATAG
- a CDS encoding nucleotidyltransferase domain-containing protein encodes MRISVSREKLEEFCRRHRIRKLAFFGSVLRDDFGPNSDVDVLVEFDPDARVGLITLAGIEIELGRLLGRRVEMHTVKGLNPQFRDEVLGAAEVQYERA; translated from the coding sequence ATGAGGATCAGTGTTTCGAGAGAGAAGTTGGAGGAGTTTTGTCGCCGACACCGTATTCGCAAGCTGGCGTTCTTCGGCTCGGTACTGAGGGACGATTTTGGTCCGAACAGTGACGTGGACGTGCTGGTGGAGTTCGATCCGGATGCGCGTGTGGGTTTGATCACACTGGCAGGGATAGAAATAGAGTTGGGGCGACTACTGGGACGCCGAGTCGAGATGCACACGGTCAAGGGCCTGAATCCGCAGTTCCGGGATGAAGTGCTGGGAGCAGCGGAGGTGCAGTATGAGCGTGCGTGA
- a CDS encoding SEC-C domain-containing protein — MIKINRNDKCPCGSGKKYKKCCYLNPVKNAEIIRAASIAETYEEVFTILSKPPLIYQMKIDLIRMGLDEIEEEISRVIEIKDKQTLYDLHMSIQNLFGWDNDHMFSFYLAGNLFDRDNEYSANPLGEHIDSTYGKQSKSAAQTELRDLDLPKNFTFWYLFDYGDQLVHKVTVEKIREMKPEENGFPKLIDRKGNAPPQYGVFEE; from the coding sequence ATGATAAAGATAAACCGTAATGATAAATGCCCATGTGGTAGCGGGAAAAAATACAAGAAGTGTTGTTATCTTAACCCAGTTAAGAATGCTGAAATAATAAGAGCAGCGTCTATCGCAGAAACATATGAAGAAGTGTTCACAATTCTCTCAAAACCGCCATTGATTTATCAAATGAAAATAGATTTAATTCGAATGGGATTAGATGAGATTGAAGAAGAGATTTCGAGAGTTATTGAAATTAAAGACAAACAAACTTTATACGATCTTCATATGAGTATTCAAAATTTATTTGGATGGGATAATGATCATATGTTCTCCTTCTATCTTGCTGGAAATTTATTTGATAGGGACAACGAGTATTCAGCAAATCCTCTTGGTGAACATATTGATTCAACTTATGGGAAGCAATCTAAGTCTGCTGCTCAAACAGAATTACGTGATTTAGATCTACCAAAGAATTTTACATTTTGGTATCTGTTTGATTATGGGGATCAACTGGTTCATAAAGTCACTGTAGAAAAAATTCGAGAAATGAAGCCGGAAGAAAACGGGTTTCCAAAATTGATTGATAGGAAAGGTAACGCTCCGCCACAATATGGAGTATTTGAGGAGTAG
- a CDS encoding DUF86 domain-containing protein has product MSVRDDVVSLKDMLDHAREAVELLGDMGRENLAENRVMQLALTRLIEIIGEAANRVSKTTQEKHRDVAWSQIIGMRNRLIHGYDVIDYEMLYDTVTADLPPLIAVLERILGGTG; this is encoded by the coding sequence ATGAGCGTGCGTGATGATGTTGTAAGCCTAAAGGATATGCTCGATCATGCCCGAGAGGCAGTGGAGTTACTGGGTGATATGGGACGAGAGAACCTAGCGGAAAATCGCGTCATGCAGTTGGCTTTGACCCGGTTGATCGAGATTATCGGTGAAGCGGCCAATCGTGTTTCAAAAACAACCCAGGAAAAACATAGAGACGTTGCTTGGTCTCAAATCATCGGCATGCGCAACCGACTGATTCACGGATACGACGTGATCGACTACGAAATGCTGTACGACACGGTAACGGCCGACCTGCCACCATTGATTGCGGTCTTGGAACGAATTCTGGGAGGGACGGGTTGA